In one Phacochoerus africanus isolate WHEZ1 unplaced genomic scaffold, ROS_Pafr_v1 Scaffold_18, whole genome shotgun sequence genomic region, the following are encoded:
- the LOC125119196 gene encoding LOW QUALITY PROTEIN: olfactory receptor 7E24-like (The sequence of the model RefSeq protein was modified relative to this genomic sequence to represent the inferred CDS: inserted 1 base in 1 codon), producing MEQQNLTSVSEFFLLGLSDDPELQPFFLGLFLSMYLVTMLGNXLIILAVASDSHLHTPMYFFLSNLSLADMGFVSATIPKMIVNIQTHSRVISFAGCLTQMSTFVLFRSMDDMLLSLMAYDRFVAICHPLHYLVIMHPRLCCFLVLMSFLVSLLDSQVHNWMVLRLTCFKDVKIPNFFCDPPRLLNLACSDIFTNNIIVYFVGAIFGFLPISGIFFSYCKILSSILRVPSLGQKYKAFSTCGSHLAVVCLFYGTGFGVYLSSTISHSLRKDAVASVMYTVVTPMLNPFIYSLKNRDIKRAMRRLLSQAI from the exons ATGGAACAGCAAAATCTAACAAGTGTTTCAGAATTTTTCCTGCTGGGACTCTCAGATGATCCAGAACTGCAGCCCTTCTTCCTTGGGCTATTTCTGTCCATGTACCTGGTCACCATGTTGGGGA TACTCATCATCCTGGCTGTTGCCTCTGACTCCCACcttcacacccccatgtacttcttcctctccaacctgTCCTTGGCTGACATGGGTTTTGTCTCTGCCACCATCCCCAAGATGATTGTGAACATCCAAACTCACAGCAGAGTCATCTCTTTTGCTGGCTGCCTGACACAGATGTCTACTTTCGTCCTTTTCAGAAGCATGGATGATATGCTTCTGTCTctgatggcctatgacaggtttGTGGCCATCTGTCATCCACTGCACTACCTGGTCATCATGCATCCACGCCTCTGCTGCTTCTtagttttgatgtcttttttggTCAGCCTCTTGGACTCCCAGGTGCACAATTGGATGGTGTTACGACTTACCTGCTTCAAGGATGTGAAAATTCCTAATTTCTTCTGTGACCCTCCTCGACTCCTCAACCTTGCCTGTTCTGATATCTTCACCAATAACATTATTGTGTATTTTGTTGGTGCCATTTTTGGTTTTCTCCCTATCTCAGGAATCTTTTTCTCTTACTGTAAAATTCTTTCCTCCATTCTGAGAGTGCCTTCATTAGGTCAGAAGTAtaaggccttctccacctgtggctcTCACCTGGcagttgtttgcttattttatggAACAGGTTTTGGGGTGTATCTCAGCTCAACCATCTCACATTCTCTCAGGAAGGATGCAGTGGCCTCGGTGATGTACActgtggtcacccccatgctgaacccctttaTCTACAGTCTGAAGAACAGAGACATCAAAAGGGCCATGAGGAGGTTGCTCAGCCAAGCAATCTAA